Proteins encoded by one window of Crassostrea angulata isolate pt1a10 chromosome 9, ASM2561291v2, whole genome shotgun sequence:
- the LOC128162499 gene encoding agrin-like isoform X1, which translates to MACSYLLLLFALVADAQHGGGGGGGGGGGGHQHVHYPPNFYLPDTQHHIDFEIEHIIIPSVGYQSHLCLDLLLVDCRTHVTVGDEMVCGTDGVTYANHCKFVHAACQYENLHVHNHGACPPGFSTTTIAPGGSMATGSQSGSGTTAPSSAYIQSMFCRNKEFIGCPATFNIVCGSNGLFYPNSCELSKAVCDAPSLVEVPCSQSQSTQPPLPTTTTPARTTTHAGPIPIIG; encoded by the exons ATGGCGTGCTCTTATTTACTCCTTCTTTTTGCCCTTGTTG cagaTGCTCAACATGGTGGTGGGGGTGGCGGTGGGGGAGGAGGGGGCGGTCATCAGCACGTGCACTACCCCCCGAACTTCTACCTCCCCGACACACAGCACCACATCGACTTCGAAATCGAGCACATCATCATTCCTTCGGTCGGATACCAAAGCCACTTGTGTCTGGATCTCCTATTGGTCGATTGTCGGACTCACGTGACAGTTGGAGATGAGATGGTTTGTGGAACTGATGGTGTGACGTATGCAAATCA TTGTAAGTTTGTGCACGCCGCCTGTCAGTACGAGAACCTCCACGTTCATAACCATGGCGCATGCCCACCAGGCTTCTCCACTACGACAATCGCCCCAGGCGGCTCCATGGCAACCGGCAGCCAATCAGGATCCGGCACCACCGCCCCGTCCTCTGCCTACATACAGAGCATGTTCTGTAGAAACAAGGAGTTCATTGGATGTCCGGCAACGTTTAACATCGTCTGTGGCTCCAACGGACTCTTCTACCCCAACAG TTGTGAGCTGTCTAAAGCGGTTTGTGATGCCCCCAGCCTTGTAGAAGTACCCTGCTCCCAGAGTCAATCCACCCAGCCACCCCtacccaccaccaccacccccgCAAGAACCACCACCCATGCGGGACCCATCCCCATCATTGGATGA
- the LOC128162499 gene encoding agrin-like isoform X2, with product MACSYLLLLFALVDAQHGGGGGGGGGGGGHQHVHYPPNFYLPDTQHHIDFEIEHIIIPSVGYQSHLCLDLLLVDCRTHVTVGDEMVCGTDGVTYANHCKFVHAACQYENLHVHNHGACPPGFSTTTIAPGGSMATGSQSGSGTTAPSSAYIQSMFCRNKEFIGCPATFNIVCGSNGLFYPNSCELSKAVCDAPSLVEVPCSQSQSTQPPLPTTTTPARTTTHAGPIPIIG from the exons ATGGCGTGCTCTTATTTACTCCTTCTTTTTGCCCTTGTTG aTGCTCAACATGGTGGTGGGGGTGGCGGTGGGGGAGGAGGGGGCGGTCATCAGCACGTGCACTACCCCCCGAACTTCTACCTCCCCGACACACAGCACCACATCGACTTCGAAATCGAGCACATCATCATTCCTTCGGTCGGATACCAAAGCCACTTGTGTCTGGATCTCCTATTGGTCGATTGTCGGACTCACGTGACAGTTGGAGATGAGATGGTTTGTGGAACTGATGGTGTGACGTATGCAAATCA TTGTAAGTTTGTGCACGCCGCCTGTCAGTACGAGAACCTCCACGTTCATAACCATGGCGCATGCCCACCAGGCTTCTCCACTACGACAATCGCCCCAGGCGGCTCCATGGCAACCGGCAGCCAATCAGGATCCGGCACCACCGCCCCGTCCTCTGCCTACATACAGAGCATGTTCTGTAGAAACAAGGAGTTCATTGGATGTCCGGCAACGTTTAACATCGTCTGTGGCTCCAACGGACTCTTCTACCCCAACAG TTGTGAGCTGTCTAAAGCGGTTTGTGATGCCCCCAGCCTTGTAGAAGTACCCTGCTCCCAGAGTCAATCCACCCAGCCACCCCtacccaccaccaccacccccgCAAGAACCACCACCCATGCGGGACCCATCCCCATCATTGGATGA